From the genome of Cedecea lapagei, one region includes:
- the mrdB gene encoding peptidoglycan glycosyltransferase MrdB (rod shape-determining protein RodA): MTDNPNKKTIWDKIHLDPTFLVTILALLVFSALVVWSASGQDMGMMERKVGQILMGLVIMVVMAQIPPRVYEGWAPYLYIFCIILLVAVDAFGAISKGAQRWLDLGFVRFQPSEIAKIAVPLMVARFINRDVCPPTLKNTGIALILIFMPTLLVAAQPDLGTSILVAASGLFVLFLSGMSWRLILVAVLLIAAFVPILWFFLMHDYQRARVMMLLDPESDPLGAGYHIIQSKIAIGSGGLRGKGWLHGTQSQLEFLPERHTDFIFAVLAEELGLVGILVLLVLYLLLIMRGLFIAARAQTTFGRVMAGGLMLILFVYVFVNIGMVSGILPVVGVPLPLVSYGGSALIVLMAGFGIVMSIHTHRKMLSKSV; encoded by the coding sequence ATGACTGACAATCCTAATAAAAAGACGATTTGGGATAAGATCCACCTCGACCCGACGTTCCTCGTGACCATCCTCGCCCTGCTGGTCTTCAGCGCCCTGGTGGTCTGGAGCGCCAGCGGTCAGGATATGGGCATGATGGAGCGTAAAGTCGGCCAGATCCTGATGGGGCTGGTGATCATGGTCGTTATGGCACAAATCCCGCCTCGCGTTTACGAAGGATGGGCGCCCTACCTCTATATTTTCTGCATAATCCTGCTGGTCGCGGTAGACGCCTTCGGGGCGATTTCAAAAGGGGCGCAGCGCTGGCTGGATTTAGGATTTGTGCGCTTCCAGCCTTCAGAAATCGCCAAAATTGCGGTGCCGCTGATGGTCGCCCGCTTTATTAACCGCGACGTTTGCCCGCCAACGCTGAAAAACACCGGCATTGCGCTTATCCTGATTTTTATGCCTACCCTGCTGGTTGCCGCGCAGCCCGATCTTGGCACCTCCATCCTGGTCGCCGCCTCGGGTCTGTTTGTGCTGTTCCTCTCCGGCATGAGCTGGCGCCTTATTCTGGTTGCCGTGCTGCTGATTGCGGCTTTCGTGCCTATCCTGTGGTTCTTCCTGATGCATGACTACCAGCGTGCGCGTGTGATGATGCTGCTGGATCCGGAAAGCGATCCGCTGGGCGCGGGCTACCATATTATTCAGTCAAAAATCGCCATCGGCTCCGGCGGCCTGCGGGGTAAAGGGTGGCTGCACGGCACGCAGTCTCAGCTTGAGTTCCTGCCAGAACGCCATACGGACTTTATCTTCGCGGTGCTGGCTGAAGAGCTAGGATTAGTGGGTATTCTGGTGCTGCTGGTGCTTTATCTGCTGCTGATCATGCGCGGCCTGTTTATTGCCGCCCGCGCGCAAACCACCTTTGGTCGCGTAATGGCCGGCGGACTGATGCTAATCCTGTTCGTCTATGTATTTGTAAATATTGGCATGGTTAGTGGTATCTTACCGGTGGTCGGCGTGCCGCTGCCGCTCGTCAGTTACGGGGGGTCGGCGCTCATCGTTCTGATGGCCGGGTTCGGTATCGTTATGTCGATACACACACACAGAAAAATGTTATCAAAAAGCGTGTAA
- the cspE gene encoding transcription antiterminator/RNA stability regulator CspE — MSKIKGNVKWFNESKGFGFITPEDGSKDVFVHFSAIQSNGFKTLAEGQRVEFEITNGAKGPSAANVMPI, encoded by the coding sequence ATGTCTAAGATTAAAGGTAACGTTAAGTGGTTTAATGAATCCAAAGGCTTCGGCTTCATTACTCCGGAAGATGGCAGCAAAGACGTGTTCGTACACTTCTCTGCAATCCAGAGCAATGGTTTCAAAACCCTGGCTGAAGGCCAGCGCGTTGAGTTTGAAATCACTAACGGTGCCAAAGGCCCTTCTGCTGCAAACGTAATGCCTATCTAA
- the lipA gene encoding lipoyl synthase, whose protein sequence is MSKPIVMERGVKYRDADKMALIPVKNVVTERQELLRKPEWMKIKLPSDSTRIQGIKAAMRKNGLHSVCEEASCPNLAECFNHGTATFMILGAICTRRCPFCDVAHGRPVAPDANEPEKLAQTIADMGLRYVVITSVDRDDLRDGGAQHFADCIRAIREKNPTIKIETLVPDFRGRMDRALDILTATPPDVFNHNLENVPRVYRNVRPGADYNWSLKLLERFKEAHPHIPTKSGLMVGLGETNEEIIEVMRDLRRHGVTMLTLGQYLQPSRHHLPVQRYVSPDEFEEMKAEALAMGFTHAACGPFVRSSYHADLQAKGMEVK, encoded by the coding sequence ATGAGCAAACCCATTGTGATGGAACGCGGCGTTAAATACCGCGACGCCGATAAAATGGCTCTGATCCCGGTTAAAAACGTGGTGACAGAGCGCCAGGAGCTGTTGAGAAAGCCAGAATGGATGAAAATCAAACTTCCGTCTGACTCAACCCGTATCCAGGGCATTAAAGCGGCGATGCGCAAAAATGGTCTGCATTCCGTTTGTGAAGAAGCGTCCTGTCCTAACCTCGCGGAATGTTTTAACCACGGTACCGCGACCTTTATGATTCTGGGCGCCATCTGTACGCGCCGCTGTCCGTTCTGCGACGTAGCACACGGTCGCCCGGTGGCGCCGGACGCTAACGAACCAGAAAAACTGGCGCAAACTATTGCCGATATGGGCCTGCGCTATGTGGTCATCACCTCCGTAGACCGTGACGATCTCCGCGACGGCGGTGCCCAGCACTTTGCAGACTGTATCCGTGCAATCCGCGAAAAAAATCCAACCATCAAGATTGAGACGCTGGTGCCGGATTTCCGTGGCCGTATGGATCGCGCGCTGGACATCCTGACCGCGACGCCGCCGGACGTGTTCAACCACAACCTGGAAAACGTGCCGCGCGTCTACCGCAACGTGCGTCCGGGCGCGGACTACAACTGGTCGCTGAAGCTGCTTGAACGTTTCAAAGAAGCACACCCGCATATCCCGACCAAATCAGGCCTGATGGTAGGTCTTGGGGAAACCAATGAGGAAATCATTGAGGTAATGCGCGATCTGCGTCGCCACGGCGTGACTATGCTGACCCTGGGCCAGTATCTGCAGCCAAGCCGCCATCACTTACCGGTGCAGCGCTACGTTAGCCCGGATGAGTTCGAAGAGATGAAGGCGGAAGCGCTGGCTATGGGCTTCACCCATGCAGCCTGCGGGCCGTTCGTACGCTCTTCCTACCATGCCGATCTGCAGGCAAAAGGGATGGAAGTGAAGTAA
- the mrdA gene encoding peptidoglycan DD-transpeptidase MrdA, whose amino-acid sequence MKLQNSFRDYTAESALFVRRALVAFIGILLLTGVLIANLYNLQIVRFNDYQTRSNENRIKLVPIPPSRGIIYDRNGTPLALNRTIYQIEMMPEKVDNVQETLEALRPVVDLTDDDIANFKKERARSHRFTSIAVKTNLTEVQVARFAVNQYRFPGVEVKGYKRRYYPYGSALTHVIGYVSKINDKDVERLDKEGKLANYASTHDIGKLGIERYYEDVLHGQTGYEEVEVNNRGRVIRQLKEVPPQAGHDIYLTLDLKLQTYIETLLAGSRAAVVVTDPRTGGILALVSMPSYNPNLFVDGISSKDYSGLLSDPNTPLINRATQGVYPPASTVKPYMAVSALSAGVITRNTSLFDPGWWQLPGSEKRYRDWKKWGHGRLNVTKSLEESADTFFYQVAYDMGIDRIGEWMSKFGYGHLTGIDLSEERSGNMPTREWKLKRFKKPWYQGDTIPVGIGQGYWTATPIQMSKAMMILINDGIVRVPHLLMSTTENGKQVPWQQPTEAPVGDIHSGYWEIAKDGMYGVANRPNGTAHKYFANAPYKVAAKSGTAQVFGLKANETYNAHKIAERLRDHKLMTAFAPYDNPQYTVTMILENGGAGPAVGTIMRQILDHVMLGDNNTVLPSEAPAASAAEDQ is encoded by the coding sequence ATGAAATTACAGAATTCTTTTCGCGACTACACTGCTGAGTCTGCGCTCTTTGTGCGCCGGGCGCTGGTCGCTTTTATCGGCATCTTGCTGCTTACCGGCGTGCTGATCGCCAACCTTTATAATCTGCAGATTGTCCGCTTCAACGACTACCAGACGCGGTCCAATGAAAACCGCATCAAGCTGGTTCCGATTCCCCCAAGTCGCGGCATTATCTACGATCGCAACGGCACGCCGCTGGCGCTGAACCGCACCATCTACCAGATAGAGATGATGCCGGAGAAAGTCGATAATGTTCAGGAAACGCTGGAGGCGCTACGCCCGGTTGTTGACCTGACCGATGATGACATCGCCAACTTCAAAAAAGAGCGTGCACGCTCGCACCGCTTTACCTCTATTGCGGTAAAAACCAATCTTACTGAGGTTCAGGTTGCCCGCTTTGCGGTAAACCAGTACCGCTTCCCCGGCGTGGAAGTTAAGGGGTACAAGCGCCGCTATTATCCTTATGGCTCTGCGCTGACCCACGTCATCGGCTACGTCTCAAAAATTAACGATAAAGACGTTGAGCGCCTGGATAAAGAGGGCAAGCTGGCTAACTACGCCTCAACCCATGACATCGGCAAGCTAGGCATCGAGCGCTATTACGAAGATGTTCTGCACGGCCAGACGGGCTACGAAGAGGTTGAAGTTAACAACCGTGGCCGGGTGATCCGTCAGCTTAAAGAAGTGCCGCCGCAGGCCGGGCACGATATTTACCTGACGCTGGATCTGAAACTCCAGACGTATATCGAAACCCTGCTGGCGGGCAGCCGCGCGGCGGTGGTGGTCACCGATCCGCGCACCGGCGGCATTCTGGCGCTGGTTTCCATGCCAAGCTACAACCCAAACCTGTTTGTTGATGGGATCTCCAGCAAGGACTACTCCGGCCTGCTGAGCGACCCGAATACTCCGCTGATTAACCGTGCGACCCAGGGCGTCTACCCTCCGGCCTCCACGGTGAAGCCTTATATGGCGGTCTCTGCGCTAAGCGCGGGCGTCATTACGCGCAACACTTCGCTGTTTGACCCGGGCTGGTGGCAGCTGCCAGGCTCTGAGAAACGCTACCGCGACTGGAAAAAATGGGGCCACGGCCGCCTGAACGTGACCAAATCGCTGGAAGAGTCCGCCGATACCTTCTTCTATCAGGTCGCCTATGACATGGGTATCGACCGCATCGGCGAGTGGATGAGTAAATTTGGCTACGGCCACCTGACGGGAATCGACCTTTCAGAAGAGCGTTCAGGTAACATGCCAACGCGCGAATGGAAGCTGAAACGCTTTAAAAAACCGTGGTATCAGGGCGACACCATTCCGGTGGGCATCGGCCAGGGCTACTGGACGGCAACGCCTATCCAGATGAGCAAGGCGATGATGATCCTGATAAACGACGGCATTGTCCGCGTGCCGCATCTGCTGATGAGCACCACGGAAAACGGCAAGCAGGTTCCCTGGCAGCAGCCGACGGAAGCCCCGGTGGGCGACATTCACTCAGGCTATTGGGAAATTGCCAAAGACGGGATGTATGGCGTGGCGAATCGGCCTAACGGCACCGCGCACAAATACTTTGCCAACGCCCCTTACAAAGTAGCGGCGAAATCCGGTACCGCGCAGGTCTTTGGTCTGAAGGCTAACGAAACGTACAACGCACATAAAATTGCTGAACGCCTGCGCGACCACAAGCTGATGACGGCGTTCGCACCGTACGACAACCCGCAGTATACCGTGACCATGATTCTGGAAAACGGCGGCGCAGGCCCGGCAGTCGGGACCATCATGCGCCAGATCCTCGACCACGTCATGTTAGGGGATAACAACACGGTACTGCCGTCGGAAGCACCGGCCGCCTCGGCCGCAGAGGATCAATAA
- the rlpA gene encoding endolytic peptidoglycan transglycosylase RlpA, whose protein sequence is MGKQKRWAGVCVAAALLAACSSNDDSQQPVNQPPQPVVCNGPVVEISGAEPRYEPLNPSANQDYQNNGKSYKIVQNPANFSQSGFAAIYDAEPGSNLTASGEAFDPNALTAAHPTLPIPSYARITNLANGRMIVVRINDRGPYGNDRVISLSRAAADRLNTSNNTKVRIDPIIVAQDGTMSGPGTACTTIAKQTYALPARPDLSGGMGSVSSPAQPAAPQGDVRAISNATLQSADATGAPVQSSGFLGAPTPLAAGVIETPDSPAAAAPAAQQAAAATPTPPVAPQPAPIVEQPAPAVAAPVTAPGSVQGHVQRSAAATSTPASSGRYVVQVGAVSDGSRASQWQQKLSKQFGVPGAVSHNGAVYRVQLGPFSSRNEAAALQQRLMSEAQQQSFVTNAPSM, encoded by the coding sequence ATGGGTAAGCAAAAACGGTGGGCAGGCGTCTGCGTCGCAGCAGCCTTACTGGCAGCATGTTCGTCAAATGATGATAGCCAGCAGCCGGTTAATCAGCCGCCGCAGCCGGTGGTATGCAATGGTCCAGTCGTGGAAATCAGCGGCGCGGAGCCACGCTATGAACCGCTGAATCCGTCGGCCAATCAGGATTATCAGAACAACGGCAAAAGCTACAAGATTGTTCAGAACCCGGCAAACTTCAGCCAGTCTGGCTTCGCGGCCATCTATGACGCCGAGCCGGGTAGCAACCTGACCGCCTCGGGCGAAGCGTTTGATCCCAACGCGCTCACCGCCGCGCATCCGACGCTGCCAATCCCAAGCTACGCGCGAATCACCAACCTCGCGAATGGCCGCATGATTGTGGTACGTATCAACGATCGCGGCCCTTACGGCAACGACCGGGTGATCTCCCTTTCCCGCGCTGCGGCGGACAGGTTAAACACTTCGAACAATACCAAAGTGCGTATCGACCCTATTATCGTCGCCCAGGATGGCACGATGTCCGGCCCGGGCACCGCCTGTACCACTATCGCAAAACAAACCTATGCTCTGCCGGCACGCCCGGATCTTAGCGGCGGCATGGGAAGCGTATCCTCCCCTGCCCAGCCAGCGGCACCTCAGGGTGACGTACGCGCTATCAGCAACGCCACGCTGCAAAGCGCGGATGCTACCGGCGCGCCGGTTCAGAGCAGCGGTTTTCTCGGCGCGCCAACGCCGCTGGCAGCAGGCGTGATAGAAACGCCGGATAGCCCTGCAGCCGCAGCGCCAGCTGCACAGCAGGCAGCCGCTGCAACGCCGACCCCGCCAGTCGCCCCACAGCCGGCGCCTATCGTTGAACAGCCTGCGCCTGCCGTTGCCGCACCAGTCACGGCACCCGGCTCTGTCCAGGGCCACGTGCAGCGTAGCGCGGCGGCAACCAGCACCCCAGCCAGCAGCGGTCGTTATGTTGTTCAGGTGGGCGCCGTCAGCGACGGCTCACGCGCCAGCCAGTGGCAGCAGAAGCTGAGCAAGCAGTTTGGCGTCCCGGGCGCAGTTTCCCATAACGGTGCGGTTTATCGCGTTCAGCTTGGCCCGTTCAGCAGCCGCAATGAGGCTGCCGCCCTGCAGCAGCGCCTGATGTCGGAAGCGCAGCAGCAGTCCTTTGTGACCAACGCACCGTCTATGTAA
- a CDS encoding deaminated glutathione amidase has protein sequence MRVAVGQFVVGPVWQKNAATCVTLMAQAAQQGADLLVLPEAVLARDESDPDMSVKSAQPLDGSYVAQLRAESRKNAMTTVLTMHVPGRAGRAANTLLAIRSGEIVASYQKVHLYDAFSVQESRLVDAGKSIAPLIKVAGMNVGLMTCYDLRFPDMALSLALSGAEVLVLPAAWLKGPHKEAHWATLLAARALDSTCYVVASGECGNKNIGQSRVIDPLGVTVAAAAEAPELIFAEITADRVAAVREMLPVLINRRFAPPQML, from the coding sequence ATGAGGGTTGCAGTAGGGCAGTTTGTTGTGGGGCCGGTCTGGCAGAAAAATGCGGCAACCTGCGTCACCCTGATGGCGCAGGCGGCGCAACAAGGGGCCGATCTGCTGGTGCTGCCGGAAGCGGTGTTAGCAAGGGATGAGAGCGACCCTGATATGTCGGTAAAATCAGCGCAGCCGCTCGATGGCAGCTATGTAGCACAACTGCGAGCGGAAAGCCGGAAGAACGCGATGACAACGGTGTTAACGATGCATGTTCCTGGTCGGGCAGGGCGGGCGGCTAACACTTTACTGGCTATCCGCAGCGGCGAGATTGTGGCGAGCTATCAAAAAGTCCATCTGTACGATGCCTTCAGCGTGCAGGAGTCCCGGCTGGTGGATGCCGGGAAGAGTATCGCCCCCCTGATTAAAGTGGCCGGAATGAACGTCGGGCTGATGACCTGCTATGACCTGCGTTTTCCTGATATGGCGTTGAGCCTGGCGTTAAGCGGCGCCGAGGTTCTGGTTTTGCCCGCGGCCTGGCTCAAAGGCCCGCACAAAGAGGCTCACTGGGCCACGCTGCTGGCCGCCCGAGCGCTGGATTCGACCTGCTACGTGGTGGCTTCCGGTGAGTGCGGGAATAAAAATATCGGTCAGAGTAGAGTTATCGACCCGTTAGGAGTGACCGTCGCTGCGGCAGCGGAGGCGCCTGAACTGATTTTTGCCGAGATAACTGCGGACCGGGTGGCGGCGGTGAGGGAAATGCTGCCGGTGCTAATCAACCGACGTTTTGCGCCACCTCAAATGTTATGA
- the lipB gene encoding lipoyl(octanoyl) transferase LipB, which yields MSQDTILIRTLGLQPYEPVSQAMHDFTDTRDETTPDEIWLVEHPQVFTQGQAGKAEHVLMPGDIPVIQSDRGGQVTFHGPGQQVMYLLLNLKRRKLGVRELVTMLEQTVVNTLAELGIEAYPRADAPGVYVDGRKICSLGLRIRKGCSFHGLALNINMDLSPFLRINPCGYAGLEMTQVSHFVEGVTVADVQPRLVENFLALLNHPPHEYRSAN from the coding sequence TTGTCTCAAGACACTATCCTGATCCGCACCCTTGGCCTACAGCCTTATGAACCCGTCTCGCAGGCAATGCATGACTTTACCGATACCCGAGACGAAACCACGCCCGACGAAATCTGGCTGGTTGAACACCCTCAGGTTTTCACCCAGGGTCAGGCCGGTAAAGCCGAGCATGTGCTGATGCCGGGTGATATCCCCGTCATTCAAAGCGATCGCGGTGGCCAGGTGACCTTCCATGGCCCGGGTCAACAGGTGATGTATCTGCTGCTGAATTTGAAACGACGCAAGCTCGGCGTGCGGGAGTTGGTGACCATGCTGGAACAAACGGTGGTTAACACGCTGGCAGAGCTGGGCATTGAAGCTTATCCGCGAGCGGATGCTCCGGGCGTCTACGTAGATGGACGTAAAATCTGCTCGCTTGGGCTTCGCATCCGTAAAGGCTGCTCCTTCCATGGCCTGGCGCTTAACATCAATATGGATCTGTCACCTTTCCTGCGCATTAACCCGTGCGGCTACGCTGGGCTGGAGATGACGCAGGTCAGCCATTTTGTCGAAGGCGTTACCGTTGCGGACGTTCAGCCGCGGCTGGTAGAAAACTTTCTTGCCCTGCTAAACCACCCGCCTCACGAATATCGCTCCGCGAATTAA
- a CDS encoding YbeF family transcriptional regulator produces the protein MGQNPLAEKKIVERDGENNYPVFKTLRNIDLNLLTIFEAVYIHKGIVNAARVLNLTPSAISQSIQKLRYIFPDPLFIRKGQGVTPTAYAAHLHEYISQGLESILGALDFNSSNDQQRTITIATQPSIGALVIPKVYAAIRKVNPNLLIRNVPINDGESQLSQFQTDLIIDTGRHYARTITSVPLYQESIAVVCREGHPCLKQRLTLEDLQSMEHTFLIMQDDLLRDLRQQISERLPNRQIAFSSYNYVTLSSLLGSSDLLGFMPWRLYEMFKETWNLRAVDCDLFADKTMETSMHYNKLSVRDTVLQEIIKAIHNEFT, from the coding sequence ATGGGGCAAAACCCACTAGCTGAGAAAAAGATCGTGGAACGTGATGGTGAAAACAACTATCCCGTATTCAAAACGTTACGCAACATAGACTTAAATTTGCTGACTATTTTCGAAGCGGTCTACATCCATAAAGGCATTGTAAACGCTGCCCGGGTGCTTAACCTCACCCCCTCGGCTATCAGCCAGTCTATCCAAAAGTTGCGCTATATTTTCCCCGATCCCCTCTTCATTCGTAAAGGTCAGGGCGTGACGCCAACGGCCTATGCTGCACACCTGCACGAATATATCAGCCAGGGTCTGGAATCCATTCTTGGCGCGCTGGATTTTAACAGCAGCAACGATCAGCAGCGCACCATTACTATCGCCACCCAGCCGTCCATTGGGGCTTTAGTTATCCCTAAAGTCTATGCTGCGATCCGCAAAGTTAACCCTAACCTGCTGATTCGCAACGTGCCGATTAACGATGGTGAATCACAGCTTAGCCAGTTTCAGACCGACCTGATTATCGATACCGGCCGCCATTACGCACGAACGATCACCAGCGTGCCGCTCTACCAGGAGAGCATCGCCGTGGTTTGTCGGGAAGGCCACCCGTGCCTTAAACAGAGGCTGACCTTAGAAGATTTGCAAAGTATGGAGCACACTTTCCTGATCATGCAGGATGACCTGCTTCGGGACCTGCGCCAGCAGATTAGCGAGAGATTACCTAACCGGCAGATAGCGTTTAGCAGCTACAACTATGTCACGCTCTCCTCGCTGCTTGGCAGCAGCGATCTGCTGGGCTTCATGCCCTGGCGGCTGTATGAGATGTTTAAAGAGACCTGGAACCTGCGGGCCGTTGACTGCGATCTGTTTGCCGATAAAACGATGGAAACCAGCATGCACTACAACAAACTCAGCGTACGGGATACGGTGTTGCAGGAGATAATCAAAGCCATCCACAACGAGTTTACCTGA
- the pagP gene encoding lipid IV(A) palmitoyltransferase PagP codes for MTYANKLLSILIFVCTLGASASAAADGGFFSNAWETFSGQVSKTWHEPEHYDLYVPAITWHARFAYDKEKTDRYNERPWGAGFGQSRWDENGNWNGIYLMAFKDSFNKWEPIGGYGWEKTWRPLRDDRFHMGLGYTVGVTARDNWNYIPIPVVLPLASIGYGPATFQMTYIPGTYNNGNVYFAWLRFQF; via the coding sequence GTGACTTACGCTAATAAACTGCTGTCAATTTTGATTTTTGTTTGCACACTTGGGGCGAGCGCTTCTGCTGCTGCGGATGGCGGCTTTTTCAGCAACGCATGGGAGACTTTTTCCGGCCAGGTGTCCAAAACCTGGCACGAACCAGAACACTACGATCTTTACGTGCCGGCCATCACCTGGCACGCTCGCTTTGCTTATGACAAAGAGAAAACCGATCGTTATAACGAGCGCCCCTGGGGTGCCGGTTTTGGCCAGTCGCGCTGGGATGAAAACGGCAACTGGAACGGCATCTATCTGATGGCTTTTAAAGATTCCTTTAACAAGTGGGAACCTATCGGCGGTTATGGCTGGGAGAAAACGTGGCGACCGCTGCGCGACGATCGTTTCCATATGGGGCTGGGTTATACCGTCGGCGTAACCGCACGTGATAACTGGAACTATATTCCGATCCCGGTTGTGCTGCCGCTGGCCTCCATCGGCTATGGCCCGGCAACGTTCCAGATGACCTATATCCCCGGCACCTACAATAACGGTAACGTCTACTTTGCCTGGCTGCGTTTCCAGTTCTGA
- the ybeD gene encoding DUF493 family protein YbeD, with product MKTKLNELLEFPTSFTYKVMGQAKPELVDLVVEVVQRHAPGDYTPQVKPSSKGNYHSVSITINATHIEQVETLYEELGNIEIVRMVL from the coding sequence ATGAAAACCAAACTGAACGAACTGCTCGAATTCCCCACCTCTTTTACTTATAAAGTAATGGGGCAGGCGAAACCGGAGCTGGTTGATCTGGTCGTTGAGGTAGTGCAGCGCCATGCCCCTGGTGACTACACCCCGCAGGTTAAACCAAGCAGCAAAGGGAACTACCACTCCGTTTCCATTACCATCAATGCTACCCACATTGAGCAGGTTGAAACGCTGTACGAAGAATTAGGCAACATCGAAATCGTTCGTATGGTGCTGTAA
- the dacA gene encoding D-alanyl-D-alanine carboxypeptidase DacA: MNTALSARFVKRLALTSALAFAAMASAQADDLNIKTMIPGVPQIDAEAYILIDYNSGKVLAESNADARRDPASLTKMMTSYVIGQAMKAGKFDDNAMVTIGKDAWATGNPVFKGSSLMFLQPGMQVPVNKLVRGINLQSGNDACVAMADFVAGSQDAFVSLMNSYVSALGLKNTHFQTVHGLDAEGQYSSARDMALIGQALIRDVPNEYAIYKEKEFTFNNIRQTNRNGLLWDTSLNVDGIKTGHTDAAGYNLVASATEGQMRLISAVLGGHTYKGRETESKKLLTWGFRFFETVSPLKAGKEFASEPAWFGDNDRASLGVDKDVYLTIPRGRMKDLKASYVLTTPELHAPLQKNQVVGTINFQLDGKTIEQRPLVVLQEMPEGNFFSRIIDYIKLMFHHWFG; this comes from the coding sequence ATGAATACAGCTCTTTCTGCACGTTTTGTTAAGCGCCTGGCGCTCACCTCGGCTCTCGCCTTCGCGGCCATGGCCTCTGCTCAAGCTGACGACCTCAATATTAAAACCATGATCCCGGGCGTCCCGCAGATTGATGCAGAAGCGTATATCCTGATCGACTACAACTCAGGCAAAGTGCTGGCCGAATCCAACGCCGACGCGCGTCGCGACCCGGCAAGCCTTACCAAAATGATGACCAGCTACGTTATCGGCCAGGCGATGAAAGCCGGCAAATTCGATGACAATGCGATGGTTACCATCGGCAAAGATGCCTGGGCCACCGGTAACCCGGTGTTTAAAGGCTCCTCCCTGATGTTCCTGCAGCCAGGTATGCAGGTGCCGGTCAACAAGCTGGTGCGCGGCATCAACCTGCAGTCCGGTAACGATGCCTGTGTGGCGATGGCCGACTTCGTCGCCGGCAGCCAGGATGCCTTCGTTAGCCTGATGAACAGCTACGTTTCCGCCCTCGGCCTGAAAAACACCCACTTCCAGACCGTGCATGGCCTGGATGCAGAAGGCCAGTACAGCTCTGCGCGTGACATGGCGCTGATCGGCCAGGCGCTGATCCGCGACGTCCCGAACGAATACGCAATCTACAAAGAGAAAGAGTTCACCTTCAATAACATCCGTCAGACCAACCGTAACGGCCTGCTGTGGGATACCAGCCTCAACGTGGACGGGATCAAAACCGGCCACACGGATGCCGCAGGCTATAACCTCGTGGCTTCCGCAACCGAAGGCCAGATGCGTCTGATCTCAGCGGTACTCGGCGGTCACACCTACAAAGGGCGTGAGACCGAGAGCAAAAAGCTGCTGACCTGGGGCTTCCGCTTCTTTGAAACCGTTTCTCCGCTGAAAGCCGGGAAAGAGTTCGCCTCCGAGCCAGCCTGGTTTGGCGATAACGACCGTGCATCCCTCGGCGTGGATAAAGACGTCTATCTGACCATTCCTCGTGGGCGCATGAAGGATCTCAAGGCAAGCTACGTGCTGACCACCCCTGAGCTGCATGCCCCGCTGCAGAAAAACCAGGTTGTTGGCACCATTAACTTCCAGCTGGATGGCAAAACTATCGAGCAGCGTCCGCTGGTCGTACTGCAGGAAATGCCGGAAGGGAATTTCTTCAGCCGAATCATCGATTACATCAAGCTGATGTTCCACCACTGGTTCGGTTAA
- the tatE gene encoding twin-arginine translocase subunit TatE, with the protein MGEISITKLLVVGALIVLLFGTKKLRTLGGDLGSAIKGFKKAMAEDDNGKKSDTEAPAERIVHKD; encoded by the coding sequence ATGGGAGAGATTAGTATTACTAAGCTGCTGGTTGTCGGCGCGCTGATCGTATTGCTGTTTGGTACCAAGAAGCTACGCACGCTGGGCGGCGATCTCGGTTCTGCCATCAAAGGCTTTAAGAAAGCGATGGCCGAAGATGACAACGGCAAGAAGTCCGATACCGAAGCACCTGCAGAGCGCATCGTTCACAAAGACTGA